Proteins co-encoded in one Neoarius graeffei isolate fNeoGra1 chromosome 11, fNeoGra1.pri, whole genome shotgun sequence genomic window:
- the nhsl1a gene encoding NHS-like protein 1 isoform X2, protein MYILVFFLIYLSHLSLFSSHQQSRTLGSLLDSCLSFCCHLQPCRKKSSETSAEEEKLVYSFRPQTPLLDNISDINNHNSWSKCLPLPTPEEKMRQQAQSVTTDIIPINITGENFDRQASFRRTIINTDTIIRRSKRVKRRKTITGVPDNIKRELANNEQTGIRAQPVSTTGQYSTLGHAGSINSSLKHLVTRDSGCQTDDIKIVPPSMRRIRSQKGQGITTQMANMSLSSSGSISNMSDCNGAICTRPLNASDQGFHSLPRQGARICLQKLEPSCSSSPYLMISGSTSSLPYQVTMQHASPDSQLMSDLRKNTSISSGSDEFHGFQNECQKATSDSMGSIHNSSTSSLNTLQNARNFSSVHSSQSFDTKEAPLHSMSTCPSDQPFSSSGTSCSASSSCCQSPASFHMATETKSQCSTLDGRNCSPSAVYEDSDMSESSIHSCSTLTTDHWMYKLAPMDQCTSSCSSPINNACNSLEYSPKKTDTSSLFSVDTEGCNSSMHLASDCKSYSHGCINKARNTRHKFYECKEHHSNEDRASLHSNHSLTRSISLRKAKKPPLPPKRTDSLQRKPQQKPYHNDKLLNEQLISSLHESLKSHSASFSSQMPFSGLEDPWVLGPRSQSTVSVASSGMSAPAAMCPITPTHSDSSSQHSEYTESWDFEMNFPHSCTEHVPSSQITRPVLIKENSRGSDSNGIPLTACNKTGINSKMAASPDKIQLMTSPSSGYSSQSITPTTGTPVISLLRAKSPAGRPKPKVPERKSSLLSSVSSYSTPLSSNTSDSVKSLPMPPPLPKTLPGLVSLQSSSTSPMPSFVMSNISPITPVSSLLAISSTPEKKQNSPPVSSPIPEECKTSIHLSPDSPSPTSEVSSPLMLNENKMSPLPLPPPPPLLSLSVHTQPLTPPFPGTGLNQAVTILKASKSPISLDTMENRKELNSRQSDKPARHERPVITAQALQRVQLRPVKLMKLENIFTDIITTVCGPENQENNKEPRTSTDKTVETETVKNILTPDSVNPHFPSKESIPTTLVSNPPSVLLEPASNTHSGESILELSLDIGPVITTPGSSNVLHSTATPCTSNGILQDQLTLISPKKSNHSLNMPPIVHQPALNGLEHLEVTDSAMSFEPETQNSTSLADTVNPHEIPLQLEFEFESDSQNSTPVSPRRHSLSSEISSDSLTDPQLTGLSLSDQDIGLCDTDLGLCDKDLVLSDDKCITDDSLSSSSGSVIFKEEENDENDAVFDSGTDSSSPTFSSTGEDTEELQMPARPRTTDDLFAAIHRSKRKVLGRCESEEERSRGFITTPPTTPTSSSPSMTWMPRQSSHIHRRLRHSTTSNDSFKALLLKKGSRSEPGFRMSAMEMLKCTDPRLQRSNAEASSPFSAQCTSPGRSRRASEEWARTEGVLPRFSPSLTHSKYGRSSTPPCAASSRYNSRSRIPSGPMTVICEKEGELTESSDCCNIPFPVSLSSSGTVCAQGST, encoded by the exons atgtatatattagttttttttttaatatatttgtcacatttatcTTTGTTTTCCTCTCATCAGCAGTCTAGAACACTAGGCAGCTTGCTAGATTCTTGCCTCTCTTTCTGCTGTCACTTGCAACCTTGCAGAAAAAAG TCATCAGAGACGTCAGCTGAAGAAGAGAAGCTGGTGTACTCCTTCAGGCCACAGACCCCTCTACTGGATAACATTAGTGATATAAACAACCATAACAGCTGGAGTAAATGTCTGCCCTTACCAACACCAGAGGAGAAGATGAGGCAGCAAGCACAGTCTGTGACCACTGACATCATCCCCATCAACATCACAG GAGAAAACTTTGACCGGCAGGCAAGTTTTCGTCGTACCATAATTAACACTGACACTATAATACGGAGGTCAAAAAGGGTGAAACGAAGGAAGACAATAACAGGGGTTCCAGACAACATCAAAAGAGAATTAG CAAACAATGAACAAACTGGCATCAGAGCTCAGCCTGTATCCACCACCGGCCAGTACTCCACCCTTGGCCATGCAGGGAGCATTAACTCTTCCCTCAAGCATTTAGTCACCCGTGACTCTGGCTGCCAGACAGATGACATAAAGATTGTACCCCCTTCAATGCGAAGAATCCGTTCACAGAAGGGCCAAGGCATTACTACTCAAATGGCAAACATGTCTCTCTCATCTTCTGGTAGTATCTCCAACATGAGTGACTGCAATGGTGCTATCTGTACTCGTCCACTTAATGCCAGTGACCAAGGTTTTCATAGTCTGCCTCGTCAGGGTGCTCGAATTTGTCTTCAAAAACTTGAACCCAGTTGCAGCAGTTCTCCATACCTGATGATCTCTGGCTCCACAAGCTCCTTACCCTACCAGGTTACCATGCAACATGCCAGCCCAGACTCACAGCTCAtgtctgatttaagaaaaaatacATCAATCAGTTCCGGGTCTGATGAATTTCATGGTTTCCAGAACGAATGCCAGAAGGCAACTTCAGACTCCATGGGTTCCATTCACAATAGTAGCACATCCTCCTTGAATACTTTGCAAAATGCCAGAAACTTTAGTTCTGTCCACTCATCACAAAGCTTTGACACAAAAGAGGCCCCACTACATTCTATGTCAACTTGTCCCTCAGACCAGCCTTTCAGTAGTAGCGGTACCTCTTGTTCTGCTAGCTCCTCCTGCTGCCAGTCTCCAGCCTCCTTCCACATGGCTACAGAGACTAAGTCTCAATGTAGTACCCTTGATGGAAGGAACTGCAGTCCCAGTGCTGTCTATGAAGACTCTGACATGTCAGAGAGCAGCATTCATAGTTGCAGCACACTGACCACTGACCACTGGATGTATAAACTTGCTCCAATGGACCAGTGTACCTCAAGCTGTTCCTCCCCTATAAATAATGCTTGTAATAGTCTGGAATATTCACCCAAAAAGACAGACACCAGCTCATTGTTTTCTGTTGATACTGAGGGATGCAATAGCTCTATGCATTTAGCATCAGATTGTAAATCATACAGTCATGGTTGCATCAACAAAGCACGTAATACAAGACATAAATTTTATGAGTGCAAGGAGCACCACAGTAATGAAGACCGTGCAAGTCTGCACAGTAATCATTCTCTAACCCGCAGCATTTCCCTGCGGAAAGCCAAAAAGCCCCCACTACCTCCCAAAAGGACCGACTCATTGCAACGCAAACCACAGCAAAAACCATACCACAATGATAAGCTCCTTAATGAGCAGCTGATCTCCAGTCTCCATGAATCCCTGAAAAGTCACAGTGCCTCTTTCTCCAGCCAGATGCCATTCAGTGGATTAGAGGACCCTTGGGTACTAGGTCCTAGAAGCCAAAGCACAGTTAGTGTAGCAAGCAGTGGAATGTCCGCACCAGCTGCCATGTGTCCaatcacacccacacacagtgaTAGCAGCAGTCAACACTCAGAATACACTGAGTCATGGGACTTTGAGATGAATTTTCCCCACTCTTGCACTGAACATGTACCATCCTCTCAAATTACGAGGCCTGTACTTATCAAAGAGAATTCAAGAGGCTCAGACAGTAATGGAATTCCATTAACTGCTTGCAACAAGACTGGGATAAATTCCAAGATGGCTGCATCACCAGACAAAATCCAACTTATGACTTCACCATCTAGTGGTTATTCAAGTCAGTCCATTACCCCAACTACAGGTACCCCAGTAATATCACTTCTGAGAGCCAAATCTCCAGCAGGAAGGCCCAAACCAAAAGTTCCAGAGAGGAAGTCCTCACTTCTGTCCTCTGTTTCCTCTTACTCTACACCTCTGTCCTCAAACACATCAGATTCTGTCAAGAGCCTTCCAATGCCTCCACCTCTACCTAAAACATTGCCTGGTTTAGTAAGCCTTCAGTCTAGTTCAACTAGCCCTATGCCCAGTTTTGTTATGTCCAATATATCCCCTATCACACCAGTATCGTCTCTTCTGGCTATAAGCTCTACTCCTGAGAAAAAGCAAAATTCTCCCCCAGTGTCATCCCCAATACCAGAGGAATGTAAAACATCCATACACCTTTCTCCTGACTCTCCTTCTCCTACATCAGAAGTCTCATCTCCTCTGATGctgaatgaaaataaaatgagCCCTCTACCACTCCCACCACCTCCTCCACTTCTTTCGTTaagtgttcacacccagcctcttaCCCCACCTTTTCCTGGGACAGGTCTCAATCAAGCAGTAACCATTTTAAAAGCATCAAAGTCTCCGATATCTTTGGATACAATGGAAAATAGAAAAGAACTAAACTCTAGGCAATCTGACAAACCTGCAAGACATGAGAGGCCAGTAATTACTGCCCAAGCTCTTCAGAGGGTACAGCTCAGACCAGTAAAACTTATGAAATTGGAAAATATTTTCACAGATATCATTACAACAGTGTGTGGTCCAGAAAACCAAGAAAATAACAAGGAGCCCAGAACTAGCACAGACAAAACTGTAGAAACAGAGACTGTCAAAAATATTTTGACACCTGACTCTGTCAATCCACATTTTCCATCAAAGGAGTCCATACCTACTACACTGGTCTCTAATCCACCTTCTGTTTTACTTGAACCGGCCAGCAATACTCATTCTGGTGAGAGCATTCTAGAGCTTTCACTTGACATTGGACCTGTAATTACAACTCCTGGCTCCTCCAATGTTCTACATTCCACAGCTACTCCATGTACATCTAATGGTATACTCCAAGATCAGCTGACTCTAATATCACCTAAAAAGTCCAATCACTCTCTGAATATGCCACCCATTGTGCACCAACCTGCTTTGAATGGTCTTGAGCATCTTGAAGTTACTGACTCAGCAATGTCTTTTGAGCCAGAAACCCAAAACAGTACATCTCTGGCAGACACTGTTAATCCACATGAGATTCCACTACAACTCGAGTTTGAGTTTGAAAGTGATTCTCAGAATTCTACTCCTGTGAGTCCAAGAAGACACTCACTCAGCAGTGAAATCTCCTCAGACAGTCTGACTGACCCTCAACTCACTGGCCTCAGTCTCAGTGACCAAGACATTGGATTGTGTGATACAGATCTTGGACTGTGTGATAAAGACCTTGTGCTAAGTGATGATAAATGCATTACAGATGATAGTTTAAGTAGCAGCTCAGGATCCGTCATCTTCAAAGAGGAAGAAAATGATGAAAATG ATGCTGTATTTGACTCTGGAACAGATAGCTCCTCTCCAACTTTCAGCAGTACCGGAGAAGATACTGAGGAATTGCAGATGCCTGCACGTCCACGTACTACTGATGACCTATTTGCAGCAATCCACAG GTCAAAGAGGAAGGTTCTTGGGCGTTGTGAGTCTGAGGAAGAACGCTCCCGTGGTTTCATTACCACGCCGCCCACCACACCCACAAGTTCCAGCCCCAGCATGACTTGGATGCCCCGTCAGAGCAGCCACATCCACCGTAGGCTGCGCCATTCCACCACCAGCAATGACAGCTTCAAAGCTCTGCTCCTGAAGAAGGGCAGCCGCTCAGAGCCTGGTTTCCGCATGTCTGCTATGGAGATGTTAAAATGCACTGACCCTCGGCTACAGAGATCCAATGCAGAGGCCTCATCTCCTTTTTCAGCTCAGTGCACCTCTCCAGGGAGAAGCAGGAGAGCATCCGAGGAGTGGGCACGTACAGAGGGTGTCTTGCCTCGTTTTTCGCcctcactaacacactccaaataTGGGCGCTCCAGTACTCCACCTTGTGCTGCTAGCAGCCGCTATAACTCCCGCAGTCGCATCCCTAGTGGGCCCATGACTGTGATATGTGAGAAGGAAGGTGAGCTCACTGAGTCATCAGACTGCTGCAACATTCCTTTCCCTGTTTCACTGTCCTCTAGTGGCACAGTGTGTGCTCAGGGCAGCACTTAG
- the nhsl1a gene encoding NHS-like protein 1 isoform X1: MFCLRAVSTLDEESKWSVHYTAPWHQQENVFLPGSRPPCVEELHCQAKVNLKTVLRECDKLRKDGFRSSQYYSQGPTFSSPLLSDADRQLDHDETEKKKKSSETSAEEEKLVYSFRPQTPLLDNISDINNHNSWSKCLPLPTPEEKMRQQAQSVTTDIIPINITGENFDRQASFRRTIINTDTIIRRSKRVKRRKTITGVPDNIKRELANNEQTGIRAQPVSTTGQYSTLGHAGSINSSLKHLVTRDSGCQTDDIKIVPPSMRRIRSQKGQGITTQMANMSLSSSGSISNMSDCNGAICTRPLNASDQGFHSLPRQGARICLQKLEPSCSSSPYLMISGSTSSLPYQVTMQHASPDSQLMSDLRKNTSISSGSDEFHGFQNECQKATSDSMGSIHNSSTSSLNTLQNARNFSSVHSSQSFDTKEAPLHSMSTCPSDQPFSSSGTSCSASSSCCQSPASFHMATETKSQCSTLDGRNCSPSAVYEDSDMSESSIHSCSTLTTDHWMYKLAPMDQCTSSCSSPINNACNSLEYSPKKTDTSSLFSVDTEGCNSSMHLASDCKSYSHGCINKARNTRHKFYECKEHHSNEDRASLHSNHSLTRSISLRKAKKPPLPPKRTDSLQRKPQQKPYHNDKLLNEQLISSLHESLKSHSASFSSQMPFSGLEDPWVLGPRSQSTVSVASSGMSAPAAMCPITPTHSDSSSQHSEYTESWDFEMNFPHSCTEHVPSSQITRPVLIKENSRGSDSNGIPLTACNKTGINSKMAASPDKIQLMTSPSSGYSSQSITPTTGTPVISLLRAKSPAGRPKPKVPERKSSLLSSVSSYSTPLSSNTSDSVKSLPMPPPLPKTLPGLVSLQSSSTSPMPSFVMSNISPITPVSSLLAISSTPEKKQNSPPVSSPIPEECKTSIHLSPDSPSPTSEVSSPLMLNENKMSPLPLPPPPPLLSLSVHTQPLTPPFPGTGLNQAVTILKASKSPISLDTMENRKELNSRQSDKPARHERPVITAQALQRVQLRPVKLMKLENIFTDIITTVCGPENQENNKEPRTSTDKTVETETVKNILTPDSVNPHFPSKESIPTTLVSNPPSVLLEPASNTHSGESILELSLDIGPVITTPGSSNVLHSTATPCTSNGILQDQLTLISPKKSNHSLNMPPIVHQPALNGLEHLEVTDSAMSFEPETQNSTSLADTVNPHEIPLQLEFEFESDSQNSTPVSPRRHSLSSEISSDSLTDPQLTGLSLSDQDIGLCDTDLGLCDKDLVLSDDKCITDDSLSSSSGSVIFKEEENDENDAVFDSGTDSSSPTFSSTGEDTEELQMPARPRTTDDLFAAIHRSKRKVLGRCESEEERSRGFITTPPTTPTSSSPSMTWMPRQSSHIHRRLRHSTTSNDSFKALLLKKGSRSEPGFRMSAMEMLKCTDPRLQRSNAEASSPFSAQCTSPGRSRRASEEWARTEGVLPRFSPSLTHSKYGRSSTPPCAASSRYNSRSRIPSGPMTVICEKEGELTESSDCCNIPFPVSLSSSGTVCAQGST, encoded by the exons AATGTGACAAGCTGAGGAAAGATGGCTTTCGTAGTTCCCAGTACTATTCTCAAGGCCCAACATTCTCCTCACCCCTGCTGTCTGATGCTGATCGACAACTGGACCATGATGAGacggagaagaaaaaaaag TCATCAGAGACGTCAGCTGAAGAAGAGAAGCTGGTGTACTCCTTCAGGCCACAGACCCCTCTACTGGATAACATTAGTGATATAAACAACCATAACAGCTGGAGTAAATGTCTGCCCTTACCAACACCAGAGGAGAAGATGAGGCAGCAAGCACAGTCTGTGACCACTGACATCATCCCCATCAACATCACAG GAGAAAACTTTGACCGGCAGGCAAGTTTTCGTCGTACCATAATTAACACTGACACTATAATACGGAGGTCAAAAAGGGTGAAACGAAGGAAGACAATAACAGGGGTTCCAGACAACATCAAAAGAGAATTAG CAAACAATGAACAAACTGGCATCAGAGCTCAGCCTGTATCCACCACCGGCCAGTACTCCACCCTTGGCCATGCAGGGAGCATTAACTCTTCCCTCAAGCATTTAGTCACCCGTGACTCTGGCTGCCAGACAGATGACATAAAGATTGTACCCCCTTCAATGCGAAGAATCCGTTCACAGAAGGGCCAAGGCATTACTACTCAAATGGCAAACATGTCTCTCTCATCTTCTGGTAGTATCTCCAACATGAGTGACTGCAATGGTGCTATCTGTACTCGTCCACTTAATGCCAGTGACCAAGGTTTTCATAGTCTGCCTCGTCAGGGTGCTCGAATTTGTCTTCAAAAACTTGAACCCAGTTGCAGCAGTTCTCCATACCTGATGATCTCTGGCTCCACAAGCTCCTTACCCTACCAGGTTACCATGCAACATGCCAGCCCAGACTCACAGCTCAtgtctgatttaagaaaaaatacATCAATCAGTTCCGGGTCTGATGAATTTCATGGTTTCCAGAACGAATGCCAGAAGGCAACTTCAGACTCCATGGGTTCCATTCACAATAGTAGCACATCCTCCTTGAATACTTTGCAAAATGCCAGAAACTTTAGTTCTGTCCACTCATCACAAAGCTTTGACACAAAAGAGGCCCCACTACATTCTATGTCAACTTGTCCCTCAGACCAGCCTTTCAGTAGTAGCGGTACCTCTTGTTCTGCTAGCTCCTCCTGCTGCCAGTCTCCAGCCTCCTTCCACATGGCTACAGAGACTAAGTCTCAATGTAGTACCCTTGATGGAAGGAACTGCAGTCCCAGTGCTGTCTATGAAGACTCTGACATGTCAGAGAGCAGCATTCATAGTTGCAGCACACTGACCACTGACCACTGGATGTATAAACTTGCTCCAATGGACCAGTGTACCTCAAGCTGTTCCTCCCCTATAAATAATGCTTGTAATAGTCTGGAATATTCACCCAAAAAGACAGACACCAGCTCATTGTTTTCTGTTGATACTGAGGGATGCAATAGCTCTATGCATTTAGCATCAGATTGTAAATCATACAGTCATGGTTGCATCAACAAAGCACGTAATACAAGACATAAATTTTATGAGTGCAAGGAGCACCACAGTAATGAAGACCGTGCAAGTCTGCACAGTAATCATTCTCTAACCCGCAGCATTTCCCTGCGGAAAGCCAAAAAGCCCCCACTACCTCCCAAAAGGACCGACTCATTGCAACGCAAACCACAGCAAAAACCATACCACAATGATAAGCTCCTTAATGAGCAGCTGATCTCCAGTCTCCATGAATCCCTGAAAAGTCACAGTGCCTCTTTCTCCAGCCAGATGCCATTCAGTGGATTAGAGGACCCTTGGGTACTAGGTCCTAGAAGCCAAAGCACAGTTAGTGTAGCAAGCAGTGGAATGTCCGCACCAGCTGCCATGTGTCCaatcacacccacacacagtgaTAGCAGCAGTCAACACTCAGAATACACTGAGTCATGGGACTTTGAGATGAATTTTCCCCACTCTTGCACTGAACATGTACCATCCTCTCAAATTACGAGGCCTGTACTTATCAAAGAGAATTCAAGAGGCTCAGACAGTAATGGAATTCCATTAACTGCTTGCAACAAGACTGGGATAAATTCCAAGATGGCTGCATCACCAGACAAAATCCAACTTATGACTTCACCATCTAGTGGTTATTCAAGTCAGTCCATTACCCCAACTACAGGTACCCCAGTAATATCACTTCTGAGAGCCAAATCTCCAGCAGGAAGGCCCAAACCAAAAGTTCCAGAGAGGAAGTCCTCACTTCTGTCCTCTGTTTCCTCTTACTCTACACCTCTGTCCTCAAACACATCAGATTCTGTCAAGAGCCTTCCAATGCCTCCACCTCTACCTAAAACATTGCCTGGTTTAGTAAGCCTTCAGTCTAGTTCAACTAGCCCTATGCCCAGTTTTGTTATGTCCAATATATCCCCTATCACACCAGTATCGTCTCTTCTGGCTATAAGCTCTACTCCTGAGAAAAAGCAAAATTCTCCCCCAGTGTCATCCCCAATACCAGAGGAATGTAAAACATCCATACACCTTTCTCCTGACTCTCCTTCTCCTACATCAGAAGTCTCATCTCCTCTGATGctgaatgaaaataaaatgagCCCTCTACCACTCCCACCACCTCCTCCACTTCTTTCGTTaagtgttcacacccagcctcttaCCCCACCTTTTCCTGGGACAGGTCTCAATCAAGCAGTAACCATTTTAAAAGCATCAAAGTCTCCGATATCTTTGGATACAATGGAAAATAGAAAAGAACTAAACTCTAGGCAATCTGACAAACCTGCAAGACATGAGAGGCCAGTAATTACTGCCCAAGCTCTTCAGAGGGTACAGCTCAGACCAGTAAAACTTATGAAATTGGAAAATATTTTCACAGATATCATTACAACAGTGTGTGGTCCAGAAAACCAAGAAAATAACAAGGAGCCCAGAACTAGCACAGACAAAACTGTAGAAACAGAGACTGTCAAAAATATTTTGACACCTGACTCTGTCAATCCACATTTTCCATCAAAGGAGTCCATACCTACTACACTGGTCTCTAATCCACCTTCTGTTTTACTTGAACCGGCCAGCAATACTCATTCTGGTGAGAGCATTCTAGAGCTTTCACTTGACATTGGACCTGTAATTACAACTCCTGGCTCCTCCAATGTTCTACATTCCACAGCTACTCCATGTACATCTAATGGTATACTCCAAGATCAGCTGACTCTAATATCACCTAAAAAGTCCAATCACTCTCTGAATATGCCACCCATTGTGCACCAACCTGCTTTGAATGGTCTTGAGCATCTTGAAGTTACTGACTCAGCAATGTCTTTTGAGCCAGAAACCCAAAACAGTACATCTCTGGCAGACACTGTTAATCCACATGAGATTCCACTACAACTCGAGTTTGAGTTTGAAAGTGATTCTCAGAATTCTACTCCTGTGAGTCCAAGAAGACACTCACTCAGCAGTGAAATCTCCTCAGACAGTCTGACTGACCCTCAACTCACTGGCCTCAGTCTCAGTGACCAAGACATTGGATTGTGTGATACAGATCTTGGACTGTGTGATAAAGACCTTGTGCTAAGTGATGATAAATGCATTACAGATGATAGTTTAAGTAGCAGCTCAGGATCCGTCATCTTCAAAGAGGAAGAAAATGATGAAAATG ATGCTGTATTTGACTCTGGAACAGATAGCTCCTCTCCAACTTTCAGCAGTACCGGAGAAGATACTGAGGAATTGCAGATGCCTGCACGTCCACGTACTACTGATGACCTATTTGCAGCAATCCACAG GTCAAAGAGGAAGGTTCTTGGGCGTTGTGAGTCTGAGGAAGAACGCTCCCGTGGTTTCATTACCACGCCGCCCACCACACCCACAAGTTCCAGCCCCAGCATGACTTGGATGCCCCGTCAGAGCAGCCACATCCACCGTAGGCTGCGCCATTCCACCACCAGCAATGACAGCTTCAAAGCTCTGCTCCTGAAGAAGGGCAGCCGCTCAGAGCCTGGTTTCCGCATGTCTGCTATGGAGATGTTAAAATGCACTGACCCTCGGCTACAGAGATCCAATGCAGAGGCCTCATCTCCTTTTTCAGCTCAGTGCACCTCTCCAGGGAGAAGCAGGAGAGCATCCGAGGAGTGGGCACGTACAGAGGGTGTCTTGCCTCGTTTTTCGCcctcactaacacactccaaataTGGGCGCTCCAGTACTCCACCTTGTGCTGCTAGCAGCCGCTATAACTCCCGCAGTCGCATCCCTAGTGGGCCCATGACTGTGATATGTGAGAAGGAAGGTGAGCTCACTGAGTCATCAGACTGCTGCAACATTCCTTTCCCTGTTTCACTGTCCTCTAGTGGCACAGTGTGTGCTCAGGGCAGCACTTAG